The genomic interval GTGGCGACGATCTCGCGCTGGACCTCGCCGACACCGCCCCCGAAGGTGTTGATCTGCGCCGCGCGGTTCATCCGCTCCAGCTCACCGCCGGGCCCGAAGCAGCCGGGAGAACCGCCCCGGAGCAGAGCGGCTTCCCCGACGGCCTCCTGGCACATCCGGTAGACCTCGACCGCGCTCTCGGTGCCCGCGAACTTCACCCCGCTGGCCTCTCCGGGGGCGGGCGCTCCGGCACCGACGGCGTCGACCAGCCGCCAGTTCAGCAGGCGCGTCGCCGTGAGCCGGGCGTACGCCTCCGCGAGCCGCGCGCGCACCCACGGTTCGTCGATCCGGCGGCGCCCGGTCACGGGATCGGGGGTGCGCGCGTGGGCGAGGGCCTCCTCGTAGAAGTCCTCGGCCTGCATGCCGATCGCGGCCAGGGCGACGCGTTCGTGGTTGAGCTGGCTGGTGATGAGCTTCCAGCCACCGTTCTCCGCACCGACGAGGTTCGTGGCCGGGACGCGTACGCCGTCGTAGTAGGTGGCGGTGGTGGTGACCCCGCCCACCGTACGGATCGGCGTCCAGGAGAAGCCGGGGCAGTCCGTGGGCACCAGGATGATCGAGATGCCGCGGTGCTTGGGGGCCTCGGGGTCCGTGCGGCAGGCGAGCCAGATCCAGTCCGCCTGCTGGGCGTTGCTGGTGAAGATCTTCTGGCCGTCGATGACCCAGTCGTCGCCGTCCCGCACGGCACGGGTCCGCAGCGCCGCCAGGTCCGTACCGGCATCGGGCTCGCTGTAGCCGATCGCGAAGACGAGGTCGCCGCCGAGGATGCGGGGCAGGAAGTACGCCTTCTGCTCCTCGGTCCCGTACGCCATCAGGGTCGGGCCGACGGTGTTGAGCGTGACCATGGAGACCGGGGCGCCTGCCCGGTACGCCTCGTCGAAGAAGACGAACTGCTCGTCGGGGCCCCGGCCCCGGCCGCCGTACTCCTCGGGCCAGCCGAGACCGAGCAGGCCGTCGGCGCCGATCCGGCGAAGCAGCCGCCGCTGTTCGCCCGCGTCCGGCCCACCGCCCCCGCTCTCCCCCTTCCCCTGGCCTTCCCCCGTCCCTCCGCCCGCCGCATCGGGCATCAGCGCACGGAAATACGACCGGAGTTCGGCACGGAGCCGCTGCTGGCGTTCCGTCGGAGCGAGATGCACGGAGGGGCCTCCAGAGCTGCGGATACGGAAAAGCCGGAGCGCTCCCGTCCGGCTACCGGCGTACCCGACGACCGGCGGCCCGCGATCCGACGTTTCTGACTGTCCGTCAGATACTGACCCCTGTCAAGACGGCGACAGCCCGCGCGAGGACACCTGAGTGCCTTCGCGCGGGCTGCCGTTCGGTCTGCCGGAACCCACCCCCCGGGAGGTCCCGACGGCCGTGTTCACCCGAGGAGGGTCACCAGAAGATGGGCGTGAAGTTCACCGCGACGCTGTGGTCGGACTGGTCGATCGGCACGAAGGCCGAGTCGTTCACCTGGGCGGACGTGTTCTGGTTCGACGCACCGGCCCCGACCGCCTGCTGCTGGGTGGTGGACGAGTTGCCGGTGTTGATGCCGCCGACACCGCTGCCGCCGACCGTCGCCACAGCCGCGTTCGATCCGTCGTTCGCGAAGGAGCCGTTGTCCGCCATGGC from Streptomyces sp. CA-278952 carries:
- a CDS encoding acyl-CoA dehydrogenase family protein, translated to MHLAPTERQQRLRAELRSYFRALMPDAAGGGTGEGQGKGESGGGGPDAGEQRRLLRRIGADGLLGLGWPEEYGGRGRGPDEQFVFFDEAYRAGAPVSMVTLNTVGPTLMAYGTEEQKAYFLPRILGGDLVFAIGYSEPDAGTDLAALRTRAVRDGDDWVIDGQKIFTSNAQQADWIWLACRTDPEAPKHRGISIILVPTDCPGFSWTPIRTVGGVTTTATYYDGVRVPATNLVGAENGGWKLITSQLNHERVALAAIGMQAEDFYEEALAHARTPDPVTGRRRIDEPWVRARLAEAYARLTATRLLNWRLVDAVGAGAPAPGEASGVKFAGTESAVEVYRMCQEAVGEAALLRGGSPGCFGPGGELERMNRAAQINTFGGGVGEVQREIVATARLGMTRSKR